The DNA segment GGCTGGGCAagtctttgtctttgttttttttgtttttgtggttttttgttggcttATCTATGACAATAGCAGAACATCTTGAGAGCCGAATCATTGATGCAGTAGCTCTGGCTGCCATACAAATTGATGCGACTGATGGTCCCAGTGAGAGCACTCGCATAGCCCGACATACGCACCGTGGACTCAAAGACACCCAGGCCGGGCTTCGTCTGCAGTCGGAGCGTAATGTCCACGGCATAATCGGTGCGCAGTTCCTTGAGCATCTTGCGATGCGGGGCCGCAATGAACGCCTGCAGTATGGAGTTCAGATAGAGGGTGCGGCATTGCGAATGCGCCACCAGACGATCGTTGATCATACGCACCAAATACCGTGCCGCACGTTGCACCCGGCCATCGTTTGTGGGCAACTCTTCACGCTGGTGGCACGTGCACCAATGTGCCGCAATGCCCGCCTGTTCGCAGTTCCTTTCCGCCGGCACCGGCAGGAACAAACTGATGCCCCTGGGCAGGGTGCTGTCGATGTCGTGCAGATCGTCGGCCTGACGCTGCAGCTGATCCGGTTGCAGTTGCCGCATGtcgagcaactgcagcagcgtGGCATGCAGATCAAAGTGGGTCGTCAGTCGCTTGGCATTCAGCTCCAGATTGGCCACCGCTTGCGGATAGCGTTGCTTCAGCCACGCCGGATACAGAGCAATCAACAGTGGCTGACGCTCCTCCATCATGCCCTGATACGTCTTGCGAAACGAACCCCAACGCATCCCATGATCGGACATCAGCAGCACAAGGGTGCGATTGAGGATGCCCGTctcctgcagcagctgcaaattgTGCATCAACTGGCCGTCCAGCAGCGTGGGCGAGTTGAAGTAATCGTGCGTTAGGGAGACGGACCAAAAGAACGAGAAGAACAATTGACGTTGCATGTGCGGCATCAGCTTGCGCATGTATTCCATGAGGACGTCGGCAGTGCGTCGTCCACCCATACAGAGGTTCACATTGAGATCCTTGCGATAGGCGATGCGTTTCTCCATCTCCAGCACGACGGGACGCAAATAGTAATCTGTGGGCGTCCGACGAAATCCGCTGCGACAGAAATTAAACAATCCCAACATGGCCACGTCCTCGGCAAAGATCGTCTTGTAGCCGGCCTGCTTGTAGCGCTTCCAGATGAACGAGCAGGCATCGTAACCGGGCGTTGCCATGGGCGCCACACACGAAATGTTCAGTTCCTGATCGTCGAGGCCGCTGAGCAGTGGCACCAGATTGGGAAACGTGTTGTCGCCCACCTTGTTGAAGCCCCAGAATTCCACATGCGACAGATTCTGTCGTATGTAGGCCGCAGTGCGTCGCATCTGACGTTGAAAATTCAAATGCGATACGCTATCGATGCCCAGCACCATGACGGACAAATGATCGGACGTCTCGTTGCCACCGCCGAAGTGGGTAACCTTCTTTCTCTTGGACACCTTGTCGGGTTTATTCACCGCAAAGAAATGAATATCGACGTAGACAACTTGTCCCGCTGCATCGACGCATTCCACAACCACAAACTCCACATCCTTGGGCAATTGTACGCTGTCCTTCAGCTCAAACGGCACCGACTTCAGGTACTCATTTGATGTATCGGTTTTGCGCTGCAGTTCCGAGTACTTGCAACTGAGATTGGCCAGATCCGTAATGTTGTAGAGCTGCAGCTGTTCGCTGGCATTCAGattgagcagcagctggccGGGCACCGCATCGTTAGTCCGTGTCAGGGGCTTGATGCACTTGTACGCCTTCGGATTGAACATGAACTGGGCAATGTTGTCGTCGAGTACCTCGAAGTACGGCATCCGACAGCCGGGCGTGTCGATGAAATACGCCTGAGTCATGTTGTATTCATCGTCGATGCGTGCTATGAAATCCAAGCGATCGCGTAGACGGAGCAGCTTTGTCCTCAGATTGTAGTCGACAAAGAGATAGGAGAAGACGCACACGCAGAATATCACAATAACGATCTTCTTGAATTGGCCGCGATTCTTTGTCATGTTGTAGTAGCGATAGTAATGCTGCAGATCCCGTTTCGTCATGTATTTCGGATCCAGCAGATATTTGCTTCTGTAATAAAGTGTGCACAAGATTGAATGTTCAGAAAATTTATTAGACTAgctcaaaaccaaaaatttttATGCGCAACGCTTGCTGGGATTTTTAAAGTTCTAACTCATCTATTATACAACTATCGACCTATAATTTTGCAAGCAGCAATTTATTGAGGAGTTTTTAAGCTAGACATTAtataaattggtttatttttggtaaaaCTTTAACTCTACTGTAAACACTTTAGTTGCAAGCGAAGCCACAAGAAAAGTTGTGGTGCTTAACTTACAAATCCAAAAATTGTTAACTTTAGATGCTCATTATACTAAAACATGAAATGActttgtattaatattaatccTCTAAGCGGTATCTGGTAAggtttaataaaaactttaaaattgaacttctttaaagcaaaaagaaaccaaCCTTCAAACCTTCTACACTATACATAGTAATCAAAATGTCTCGCATTAATTGTACGTCATAAACTTCGACAATTGAtttatgataaaatataattagtttataatttatcaaaatcaTATAAGCTTCTGCCCATCTCTTGACTCCGTCTAGGTTCATTGTCTTTAGGCATCGTGTCCAACAAGCTGTCTACAGCAGATGACAATTTTTTGTGCTGACTACATCATTAATTAAGGCAACAAACAATATAATGGACAGCAGGCAGCACCTCAGACTCAACAAGGAGGTGCACTCAGATCGCCGCAGTTGCCTCTCCGCACTTCTCTCTGCCACGCCAGACAAGCCAGAGGAACTCAGAAGCGTTCTTTTATGAGCACAAGGACGTGACGTTGTCAatgttttcacatttttccttttgctttacttttgttgttgctgttgctattttgtattttgttttgtggaaAACAAGAgtcgttggctgctgctgcttctgctgctgacTCATGCATATGCAACAAGctcgaaagtatgcaatgcaaatttatcACCCGGAATGAGAGTAGAGCGACGAAGACTTTTCGCTCGACTTTCTCGACAGCAGAAGACAGACAGCACAAAGTTTTCTGGATACAGTAAGTAAGGCGAAAAGAAACTCGTATGACAAGAATTCTTGCCTTATAGACCACATACATTTACGCTATCAATACGCGAGAGTATAAATAGTTGGCTGCCTAGAAGTATGCTGTGAAAAATGCAAACCGTCTGGCCGCAGGGCGCAAAGAGGAACGTGATAGCCGGTAATGTGCAAGGTTTTCCAATAAAAAGCTACGAAGCGCAGATGcacaatataaatacatatgtaacaaGCGCCAAGGCGCTGTTGTTTTTCCTATTTCGCTCACGGTccttgttttcattatttagcAGACTGCAAGTTTGGGGCCACTTTACTACTGTAAATTATTAAGCAGCATGCGGCAGAACCTTCTCATTGTTaaacatataaattgaatatgtatttcattCCAATCTTAACTGCAAACTTAGCATTAACAAGCTAGCTATTTAGTTGATTTATTAAcccgcctaaaagtatgcaacacaaattTCTGGCATTCAATTTGCATGACATTCCTCAAGGGCTATTCCCTATTAGTAAacagcctaaaagtaggcaatgaaaaatggaaatggtCAACATTGACAACAGTCAACGCTGACATCATTCTTCGAATGCCTGCATGCTCAATCGACAACAGATTAACTGAACTGAAAGAGTAAAGGGAATGGGAAATCCATTTTCGGACTGAGcgtatttatttcttttgtttgggTTGCAATTGCTTCAATTGATGCTTCAAATTGCATTCTGCCAGAGTAAACACTGACGAAATTCAACGCTCAACGCTCAACGTGTAAATGGCATTCGAGTTGGTCCTTACAGCAAACAAGCCAACTGCAGGTAAGCAGCATAGAGACGGAACGAGCccgaaagagagatagagagagagagtggaagagggagagcgagaggtAAGGTTGGGGACTTTGTGTACTTACTCATAGCTCATGTCGCCGTACTTTCGCTTATCCTTCGTGGTGTAGTAGGCACGCATTTTAGCACCCTTTCAATTGCAACTAAATCCTTAGAATTATCTCAGTTAAGTCCTTGACATTTTGTCGTATGcttttcttgttattgttgttgttgctgctgctggtatTTGCATCACACACTTTAATTGTTTGTGTGCCACattttgtggcagcaactgcaatACGTGCACTTTCAATCAAACATTTTCCACACAACTGGGCTTTCCCCCcacttttttatgtttttttgtgtccAGTCCACTGAATCGCGACACGAGTTTCCTAATGCTACGGAATTTTGTTACCTGGAGCAGCTGCAGTCGCCTCTGCTGCCAGCCCACCAAACACTGGATGCTGTGCGGGCTCTGGACGCCAAAGTAaccaactctctctctctctctctctatgtgtctCTCAGTCTCGCTTTTGCTCTCTGTGTTTTGAAGTGTTTCTGGGCAGCGGATTCGGCGCAATAGCTTTTGTTTGACAGCTGCCAGGGATGCTGTGCACAATGCTACACTGAACATATTTTAAGGGTTAGTTAGCAAGGAATACAGGTTTTCCCTTTTAAGGATGGAAGTTCTTTTAAATTCAGTAGCTTAAAATAAGagtttaattaatgaatttaaataaatatcagaaaaaatatcattttaagaACTTAAAgctgttttaaatttaaataaatatcaataaaatataatttgataatattacaaaattaataataattcttaaatatataccaattTTTGAATATCACAGgtcaaaattattaatattatttaaatgttatattaaatgtaaataaatttaattttaattttaattattttcaactgttatttaatattaatttgattatttttataaccaaaaaatatatgtttccGGTATGGCAATAcattaacatataaataatcatttaatcATTATTCAGCGGAGTTCacaataatatttgataaatttaattcatagttacatatatatttatatattatatttcctGTATGTCAACATAATTCTTAAATAAGCATTTTTTCGAATTGATgatatttgaatattgtatttaatttaaataaatcttatttttagtttaattactttgaaattatatttaattttaatttaattatttttagtaccaacaatttaataaattttctgTATTActatataacaattttaaataatttgtaaacaagttttttttcaaagccagtttttttgtatttaaattgtagtAAAGAAATATTACCTAAAGCTTATtctgaataaatataaatattttaaatacattgaaataaaaaacaaataatggCCAAAAATTTGAGGTAGCTCAAAAAGCATTCACGAATTTTGCTAATTAATTCCTTACGCATAGGAAAATTccttaatataataatgacaGAAAACGTAGCATACTTATTCGGGCAAAGCATTTAACTGCGTTGAATTATGTGAATATgccatttttttgtgtatcgTTTAACACTTGTTGCCTTTTATTGTGGCTTGTCGAATGTTGCTAATGTTTAGTTTATGGCTGATTGCGATTGGCATTTGCATGTTGCTGTGTTAATTGCGAAACGTGTTTGCGATTTGTGTGTTTGGAGTTGGAGTTAATGGGGTCAAGAAACGCATCGAGATggagtgtgtgtttttatggGCAATGAACTCGATTCAAAGCCTACCCGCTGAGCCGCTCAAAGTAAGAGCGAATTACTATTCAATTTAGTGGAGTTTGCAACTGAAGTTTAGCTTAAAGTCTCGCATGTTAAATGGACAATATTTTTAGCCATTGATGAAGGTATTTTTAAGCAGCGCTTGGCTTGGCATTCAACACAGTGTAAGAAAGGCTTAAGACGGCATGCAAATCCTTTGGCTGCGTCACACAGGCCAAAAGAAAAGGACATCGGACATCCTGTGGCGCGTTGCCTTGCCTTGGGTCAGTCGAGGCTACTTTTGCTCATTAggacgcaaaaaaaaaaaaaaacgaagaaaaaaacgcAGTTGCCAAAGATGAAAGCACACGCTGCATTACACACATGtctacgagtgtgtgtgtgtgtgtgtgtgtgtgtgtgtgagtgggtgtgcatgtgtgtgtgttaataaCTTTGCTGCAGGCAAACATGGATTTTTATGTtcaataattacaacaacataGCGGCAGCAGAGCGAGAGCAAATCGAAGCAGCGTCGCAGTAAATCACATCGCCAGGCAAAAGAGCATTtcactgttgttgctcttccCCCCGGTCTGGGCTTTTCATCAAGTGGACTCCGCTCCGAACCGGCGATTAACAAGCGTTTGTAATGTTTcattattgtaaaaaaataagcaaaaaaatagCGATGGAGTCTTCTCCGTTCTTGGCTATAAAAGCGAGCAACGCATTAAGCCAACGCTTCAGTTGAAATTTCAAAGTGTGTTCGAAACCAGCAGTGATTGTGagactaactaactaactaactaattaGTTGGCCACCAACAACCCGATCTCAGTTccatcaaacacacacacgctcaacAACAGATCATGCTGCAGCAACGTTCGCGTCGCCTGCGTTCGCGTCAGCAGCTGGAGCGAAGCAGCTGCCGTCAGGTGAACTATTTGCCGGGCTTATTGATtgtgctgttggtgttgctgcagAATTTCGAGCTGCACATGTGCCGGCAATTGATGCGACGCAGCGACCCAGCACCGACCGTCGATGACAACAACTCCTTGCTCAAggacacggacacggacacggCGTCGAGGAGGAGTGGTCGAGAGGAGCAGCGTCGCAGCGTAGAGAACGTTGGTCAGCCCGAGGAAATATTCAGTGCGCCGCCCAACGATGCCACTGACATGAGCTATGATGAGTATCCGGTGAGTGATGACTCCCCACTGGGGCAGGTGTCCATCGGGGGGGAGCGAGGAGgggaacggaacggaacggaacgcTGCGTGGGCAGGCAGCATGGTCAAACCCAAAAATTCGTCTCATCTTACGcactaaatttgtaattgtatattttgcatttgattgcTTGCCCTGCAGGTGAATTCCCTTCACTTCTCCCTCCTCCTCTCtatttccctctctttctctctctctcactgtctctcttctcttcactTTGATATCTACTAAAGTGTCCAGACCCAAGCACTTCCCACTCCCTGCTGACGTCACACGCTTCGAATTAATGTTGGCTTTACTTTTGAGCAAATGTCATGTGGGCGTCTTTtcaattgcgcatacgccacattGCACAAACTACGTATACACTAGCCAATCATTTGGCTGTAATTGttacaataaacatttgtatatttcgcatttccaacattttatttCGACCTCCAATTAATTGAGactttttgtaaattgatCCTTTTTTACATTGCTTTTTTATctgctttgcatttttgaaatagttttgaaTTACATTTGCTTTGTATTGTCcgttttatttagtttctatttcattttttcatctatttcattttctaagTTTATTTGAATCTTTATTTGAATATCATATTTGGAatgttatttgtatattattattagaattcCAAAAAGTTAGCtacattatttgatttatatgtGTTTAATTCAATCAGAATTTTATTTGGAGAAATTTTGGATTTCTAAAGTTTCCGatttaaattctttgtttttgtgtatttatatttggtttctttatgttttaatttattgtttaatttaataatctttttCCTCCTTAAGTTGTGGATTCAAAATCTTTGTTTTGATAACTAGTTTTCAATTGTTCTATTTTTGTTCAGAACCCATTTCATCTTATTTTAATCGTATTAATATAACATTATGTATACGCATAATATAACTTTTCTGTTTGACATtgcattacaaattaattaagtattcGCATAGTAATAACTTGTACGATTGAGacgaatatattatataatctactgaaaattaaattcgaCTTCCATTTACttctataaaaatacaaaagtataccaaaaactatatttgaaGTATCGATTTCCTAAACGTTTTCATTAGagtacaaatttttaaaaattatttaacttcTCTTATACTAATTTTCTTAGATGGTTGTGCCGAAGCGAGCTGCTTTATTGCTGGATCGTTTAATGGTGGCCCTGCATCATGCGCTGGAGAACGAAAGGGAAGGACATCGCATTGGCGAATTCTATGCCAACAAAAATCTGATGCAATTGGAGCCGAATGAATACAAGAGCGGCGCAGAGAAGCTGCAGCCCAGCGAGGAAGGTAAAACAATCGACGATAACTTTTGACAAAcgaaaagcatttaatttggAACATTTTCTATAAAACTCTCGGACAATAAAGGAAACAATATGCCATCGAATAGCCACAGCTTTCATATGTACAGCGACGATGATCCGGATGTGCCGGATTATGATTTCAAAGATTTGAATCAAATCAATCGGGCAACGGGCGAAACAGTAAGTTGGATATTGAAAcctaaatttgcaatttaagcaACGATCAATTAGCATGGGGCAAATGGTGTAAGAAAATTTCAGTTAATGGCAAAGAGCTTTCAGAGAAGAGCCGGCGGcattggcgttggcgttggtgTTGGTCTTGGCAAGGATGGTCACGGAATTGTGGGCATGGCGATGCCCAGTTCAACGCCCGCTGGAGCTGCCGTTGGAGCTggagcgggagcgggagcgggagTGGGAGCAGGAGCTGGTGGCAGGCGAGTCCATCACGTTGGATCGAATGGAGGTGGTCGCATGTATTGGCGCTGCTATTTCAATGCCGTCAGCTGTTTTTTAAGTCCAAAATCtatctaaaaataacaaactaaTTTCGACTCCAGGCTCTCGGCtccagccacaacaacaaaatgaaaacggaaaagaaaaatgaaaaacgaaaaaccaaataataataataaagaaaaacacttTACGTTTCCTTGGCCTGCTATGAAAGTTGTTCGCGTAATTAACTGAAATCATCTGTAAACATAAAATTGTCAactcgaaaaaaaagaaaagataaagAAACACTCTTGTTTAGCTTTTAAGTGTCAAACTGTAAActgtatttgaatttcttgTATTATGTGTAAACTCCACACACtaacaaccaaacaaaaacacacaaacactcacatttatttatctgTGTAGCTgcgtaataaataaactagAAGTCTACCTTTTTACAGCCCCACTCTACCATCCATAAATCTaaagcacatacatatatagtatatgcgAATATTATAGTCTATATCATTGCGATCGTAAATGAACTGGGATTTGCTGCCGAGCAACGAGTTTGTTTAATTCGCACTGCCTAATATTGATTGGCATTGCCATAATGCTTTCGTTTatttcgttgttgcttttttttttgtttatcaatgAATTAAACTCTcacctgttgctgctgttgtttttgccagGCGGAAGTACAACTTATATGGATTCGCACTTAGCTCCGCTGacagttttatatttatattcgcATTTTACCTTtggcattttccatttgatttATGCCAAAATTGAATATGCCACAATTTGGATTATGTTTTGGGTAATGAAATAAGTAAGTATATCAATACAATTATAGGCATTTTTACAGATCTCAAAGATAAACAATAGCGACacttgaaattttgaatttttttttttagaattcaaatttttatcattttttttttatatattatggCAGTCCAAGACTGAAGTTAGCAAGCGTTGAAAGATGATCTTACTATCATACATAGAAAAAGaagaattgaaaaaattgaaaagaaattgcataaattaaataagtttcgATCATTTTCTATGTGATtagcatttatatttatatattatgatAGACAAAGattgaaatttcaaagaaTTCAATGTTATTGGCAAACCCAATaattagattatttatttattcaaataattagaTGAAATGAAGAccatgaaaaatttaaaataaattgcagaaattgaaaaactttcaACAAAATAGtatctaattaaattatttatttctggaCAACAAAAGTCTTCAATTTGGGTAATTCTCTGGCTAAAAATGTCGAGTTGAAACTTAAACCATttgaaaaataagtaaagaatattcttcaatttttaaaCGGAAGATTAgattatttaatcaaatttgttttctttattacgatgaaatatatattttggtttttgcaattattttttaacatagaaataattctaaaataatcCTTAATTAAAGTGCTCATTGAgggttttattaatttttataaaaaattttggtataggcaataataactatagtatttatgaagactgaattttattaaaagcagATAAAAAGTTATGTaggaaatattttgctttcgctgacaatctggtatattttgcagtctATGGGATATTTTGTATGAAGTAGTAtataaatgtaccaaatatatatattttttagaaattttgtgGTATGtgatttggtatgttttaagaTGATAATAACGcactttttggttttcaaaatttatagcgggtatcttaaagtcgagcacactcggctgtagctttcttacttgtttcactTCAAAGAGTGTCTATTAATGAAGTATGAACctttagaaatattaaatgctctctaaattatatattgattgGCAAAAAAACCTATGAATATCTCAGAACTATTAAAGGACTATAAATCTTtcataaaatcattttattttcgacTTTAAATAGTTGAGAAAGCAGCAACTAAATTACTATGCACAAAGGTGCCAAGCATCAAGCGTATTTTAACCTCAGGTTAACTCAACTTATTGATGGATGCAAAAGTTGCAGTCGAAGAGCAAAGACAAAGTTTTTTGCAGGCAATGCATATCATTATGACGACGCATCAAGTCGATTGAGTTGATCATATTGCGCGTGCAACGCACGTAATTGACTTTATGGCCAACTTGAATTGCCTCTTTGGcaactaactgactgactgacgagTTTTATTGGCCAATATGGAAAATTAATGATGCTTGCATTACAGATTTATGTGCGTTTTGTTAATTGATGTTCGAAAATAATCAACGCGTTCGCTTATCGATTCgattcgagttgagttgagttgagttgaagtAAAGTCGCTGCTCGTAAATCAAAGTTTTGGCCGTGGTGAGGTCATCAGCGAGCGCCccacaaagtatgcaacaagtTTTGCTAATCAACAGGTGACTTTGCTactcaccacacacacatacacgcacacatatacatgGAGAGTGCCTCGGTTATCGTGCTGTGCGTGTGGTGAATAATGAAGCTCTTAAGCCGCACGTTgctcatacgcagcgttgaCAACGACAGCACGACAACAAGTGTTGCAGGCGGGGAAAGCTGGAGAttgcatcaacatcaacatgtAGCTACTACAACACTCCTAAGCCAAGTTAACGTTTCCTCTTCCCTTCCCCCCTTTGTTCGTTCGCTTCCTGCTGCCGGCAAAtctgctgcttctgcctctgctgtcgtcgtcgtcgtcgacatcgtcgctgctgtcgttgctgtcgctgctatcgtcgtcgttgcctgtttgctgttttgtaTATAAAGCCGAGCGTTTGGCATAGCCAACATCGAGTTAACAATTTCACTTCTTGGCGTTCACATCGAGCAACATCGAGCAAACCAAAGCAATCcagcaaccaaagcaacaacatcgagagGATCCTAAAACGTACTTCCAACATTTCTCGCCGTTTCATTGCTGTTTGCGATTCCATAAATCGAGCAATTAGTTTGTTATAAATCAACGTTTGGCGCCGCACTTATTGCCAAATTCTTTCCAAACGCTATTTGTTTAGCCAAATCTCACTCGATTTCATCTATCCCAAAGCGGTGAGTATTTCCTCATTTATTGCTTTCGTTCTcgcttaatttgatttcatatttGCCAAACTAATTGATGTATTTGGTAATTAACTGCAAAAAGGTGTTGGGTGAATTATTGGCTGTCATTTTTGGTAACAGGAAAAGTCAACAGCTCCATGCAAATGGgttggaaattaaataattttgtcagttttatttgtagaatagaattttgaaaatagttttatacTACATCATggcaaatacttttaaaatttatttttttattaaaattgcagtttagcaaacatttttatatccCTGAAACTACTTTTTGTGGTTTAGAATAGATTTTGGAAAAACATTGGGAAACATTTTTCAAGCActgcaaatttatattttttatttaatataattgaagTTTGGAAATTAATTTGGAAAGCTCTACAtatacttttttgttatttattaaaactgtTGTTTAGCAAAAGTTTTGAAAGACAATTTTACAGCACTGCTaacactttttatttacttatttatttattataattgtagtTTAGAAATTACCAAATTCCAGAACGTAGTCAGAAAGAAAACACTTTATAGTTGATGAGATATTTGGTTctttataaattcttaaaaaaaaagttcttgGAAATCTTCTCaccaatttaataaaaatgcaatatattttttccagTTATTATATTGaacacaatttcaaattttaaaatgttcgTTGACTTTCAAcctttcaatttgaatttaatttaaaagtgaaCTTTCTGACGTCACAACAATTGTGTTTCTTAAAGGGAAATTCCATtccaataataattttttgcataattattttatcaaATGAATTTCCATACAATTGAATGTCACACAAAAGTATGTCAATTAAATTTCGCTGGCATTAATTTGCTTCATTATATTCATAAACAAGAAATGCGATGCGAAATGGAATTTGATGACAATTTTGTGCTAATTTTAGAATTGAAGCTTTAATCCAGGATTATTTACCTTGCAGTTGTTTTTACAATAATACATAAgccaattaatattttgagaaatgaTCCGTCAACTAGATTGACATTTAGGTGCGTAGGAAAATCAGTTTGCAAAGCTGTTTACACAATTTTGACAAATGTTTGGCAATTAATCATAAGCATTAACGGTGCTTTTCCTAGCCCaacttcccctctctctctgtctgtgttcAACAACATTTCTCgctcaaattgaaattcatgttctacgcaaaacacaaaaaaaaagggaaactCCATTTGGGGCTACTCAAAcacaaaagagaaaagaagaaacaagAACAGGAAAAGTGAGTTGAAAATTCCATCTACAGGTGCCTGTTGCGTGGGTTTGTGTCTTCATTGAAAATAATGTGAATTATTTATGATGTGTAAAAGAAAAGTTCGCATCATTTGTTTTGCCTCGTGCAACGAACCacatgcaaaatgccaaagtacgaatacaaatacgaatacgactacgaatacgaatgcgagtgc comes from the Drosophila sulfurigaster albostrigata strain 15112-1811.04 chromosome 2L, ASM2355843v2, whole genome shotgun sequence genome and includes:
- the LOC133835812 gene encoding uncharacterized protein LOC133835812 encodes the protein MRAYYTTKDKRKYGDMSYESKYLLDPKYMTKRDLQHYYRYYNMTKNRGQFKKIVIVIFCVCVFSYLFVDYNLRTKLLRLRDRLDFIARIDDEYNMTQAYFIDTPGCRMPYFEVLDDNIAQFMFNPKAYKCIKPLTRTNDAVPGQLLLNLNASEQLQLYNITDLANLSCKYSELQRKTDTSNEYLKSVPFELKDSVQLPKDVEFVVVECVDAAGQVVYVDIHFFAVNKPDKVSKRKKVTHFGGGNETSDHLSVMVLGIDSVSHLNFQRQMRRTAAYIRQNLSHVEFWGFNKVGDNTFPNLVPLLSGLDDQELNISCVAPMATPGYDACSFIWKRYKQAGYKTIFAEDVAMLGLFNFCRSGFRRTPTDYYLRPVVLEMEKRIAYRKDLNVNLCMGGRRTADVLMEYMRKLMPHMQRQLFFSFFWSVSLTHDYFNSPTLLDGQLMHNLQLLQETGILNRTLVLLMSDHGMRWGSFRKTYQGMMEERQPLLIALYPAWLKQRYPQAVANLELNAKRLTTHFDLHATLLQLLDMRQLQPDQLQRQADDLHDIDSTLPRGISLFLPVPAERNCEQAGIAAHWCTCHQREELPTNDGRVQRAARYLVRMINDRLVAHSQCRTLYLNSILQAFIAAPHRKMLKELRTDYAVDITLRLQTKPGLGVFESTVRMSGYASALTGTISRINLYGSQSYCINDSALKMFCYCHR
- the LOC133850676 gene encoding uncharacterized protein LOC133850676 isoform X3, which encodes MLQQRSRRLRSRQQLERSSCRQVNYLPGLLIVLLVLLQNFELHMCRQLMRRSDPAPTVDDNNSLLKDTDTDTASRRSGREEQRRSVENVGQPEEIFSAPPNDATDMSYDEYPMVVPKRAALLLDRLMVALHHALENEREGHRIGEFYANKNLMQLEPNEYKSGAEKLQPSEEGNNMPSNSHSFHMYSDDDPDVPDYDFKDLNQINRATGETLMAKSFQRRAGGIGVGVGVGLGKDGHGIVGMAMPSSTPAGAAVGAGAGAGAGVGAGAGGRRVHHVGSNGGGRMYWRCYFNAVSCFLSPKSI
- the LOC133850676 gene encoding uncharacterized protein LOC133850676 isoform X2 codes for the protein MLQQRSRRLRSRQQLERSSCRQVNYLPGLLIVLLVLLQNFELHMCRQLMRRSDPAPTVDDNNSLLKDTDTDTASRRSGREEQRRSVENVGQPEEIFSAPPNDATDMSYDEYPMVVPKRAALLLDRLMVALHHALENEREGHRIGEFYANKNLMQLEPNEYKSGAEKLQPSEEGNNMPSNSHSFHMYSDDDPDVPDYDFKDLNQINRATGETKISVNGKELSEKSRRHWRWRWCWSWQGWSRNCGHGDAQFNARWSCRWSWSGSGSGSGSRSWWQASPSRWIEWRWSHVLALLFQCRQLFFKSKIYLKITN
- the LOC133850676 gene encoding uncharacterized protein LOC133850676 isoform X1, whose amino-acid sequence is MLQQRSRRLRSRQQLERSSCRQVNYLPGLLIVLLVLLQNFELHMCRQLMRRSDPAPTVDDNNSLLKDTDTDTASRRSGREEQRRSVENVGQPEEIFSAPPNDATDMSYDEYPMVVPKRAALLLDRLMVALHHALENEREGHRIGEFYANKNLMQLEPNEYKSGAEKLQPSEEGNNMPSNSHSFHMYSDDDPDVPDYDFKDLNQINRATGETHGANGVRKFQLMAKSFQRRAGGIGVGVGVGLGKDGHGIVGMAMPSSTPAGAAVGAGAGAGAGVGAGAGGRRVHHVGSNGGGRMYWRCYFNAVSCFLSPKSI
- the LOC133850676 gene encoding uncharacterized protein LOC133850676 isoform X4, with amino-acid sequence MLQQRSRRLRSRQQLERSSCRQVNYLPGLLIVLLVLLQNFELHMCRQLMRRSDPAPTVDDNNSLLKDTDTDTASRRSGREEQRRSVENVGQPEEIFSAPPNDATDMSYDEYPMVVPKRAALLLDRLMVALHHALENEREGHRIGEFYANKNLMQLEPNEYKSGAEKLQPSEEGNNMPSNSHSFHMYSDDDPDVPDYDFKDLNQINRATGETRRAGGIGVGVGVGLGKDGHGIVGMAMPSSTPAGAAVGAGAGAGAGVGAGAGGRRVHHVGSNGGGRMYWRCYFNAVSCFLSPKSI